Sequence from the Opisthocomus hoazin isolate bOpiHoa1 chromosome 7, bOpiHoa1.hap1, whole genome shotgun sequence genome:
GCcccccaaaagatttatcaagcTATAAATTTTCCCCACAGCAGCAAACCCCAATAGTACAGGCAAGCTCACAGCATGCTGAAATAGCACAATCAGACATATGCCTGAACAACTAGTACAAGAACAACAGGGCATGCAGGTGTATGCCCATTCACCTGCGCTGTCACCTGGGTAGCGGGAACTGGGTTGTACGGATGCATTGCTCAGCTTGAAGCAGAGACTTAAAACTATGGTGAGGCTCTGTGGTGACAGCCCTTTGCTTACTGTAAGGTTGGGgtgctgggtttcttttttcacagataggaaatgtaaaataaaaccaccagagcctggtttctgctgtgctttagGCACTTAACTGCTGAGCAGGGCTCCTGGCACAGGAACTAACAGAAAGGAGACACCTTCAGTGCTTATTTTCGTCCCGAACATCATCAACCATTTCAATAATTCTGAAGTCCCTGTATTAGTCATCTCACATGCAGTACATAAGCATAACAGGACCCTGGGACAGTGTAACAGCAAAAACCTCACGGCCAGTTACAGCATTTCTAACATCTCTTTTGCTCAACGTTCTAGTTTTTGTGGTTTCCattctgttatggtttggctgtggccagcaaaaaaagcgctacacggccgcccctccccctgccggggtgcggaggagaatggaaagaaagaggcagaaactggtggatcgggataagggcagtttaacagaacagcaaacagaaacaacaacgatacagatgaggagaaaatacaacacaaaccacacaacccacagagccgctctcccgcaccgccaccacgcgctcccgagccacgagtgagttcccgccaccccactcccccccactggaacccagcatgacggcacatggtatggaataccctgctctgtttggccaggtgggagtcagtccgcccggctgtgccccttcctggagtccggtgaaaattaaccctgtcctggctgaacccagcaCACATTCTTAAATATCATCCTTTCTTTCTACATTGCATAGGAAATGTACCTGCCTAATTCAGAGCTGTCCACTgcgcccagctgcaggagcacCTAAGGAACTACAGGTCTAACCTTATACAGTCAAGGTTACTCTTTGCCCGTACAGATATTTGCCCTATTCCACTTTTTGTTTCACTATCAAAATGTTTCTCACTACAACAGCAACTGGACTCCTGCAGGCCATCCTGCATAGCAGTACACTTACCAGGCTTCCTCTTCCCAAGAATTCTTACTACGTCAGCTGATCTGGCTTTGATTTCCCATCTATCGCTCACTGTAATGAAGCTGTTCTCTTGTTGCCATCCCTACACTCGTGCCTTCCCTGCCACTACTCTTGACTCTTTGTTAGTGTTGCCAGTCCTGCTCTCCTCTTCATTGCTTTAGTAAATGGGGTAATAGTGAGCAGCTAACATCTCCAGTAACAGAAATTAACatatataaaaatagattttaaaagtgTCTCACTTTTAGTCACTGATCAGGACATGCTTTAACACATTTTCATATCAGTGACttaaaaaggagaggagagctcACCAACTGAGCTTTACTGCAGTGATGAGAGGGGTATATTCAGGCATTTAGGAAGCTTGCATGAAGTTGTGAAAACCTGCCCTTGCACCAGAAGCAAAGCACAGCATATTCCTGTCTATCCCCATTCCCTCATATCACCCTCTTTTGCTGGGAAAACTGTAACTCAACTTGGCAGATGCAAGCCTTGTTAACTGCTTTAATGCTAAATCTTCCAGTTTGCTACTAGTTACACACTAAAACTACTTGACTGGATAACTTCGAGATTAAAGCCCAACAGTGAGCTGCAAGACCACTTGGCTTTAACACTCAAAAATCCATCAAACACTCTCAGAAGATCCTGCAGCCAGGATCTGAATGGCTACTTCTGAATAACTCcaaagagaggagggaggaataTTAATTACAAGGGCACACAGATGAACTTCTGAGGTTATGATTCATTCCCCCGTGGTTGTCCTTATATTACTCTGTTAACTCACACCAATGACCTCATGCCCCAAACTCACCATCCAGCTTTTTCAACTTGGGTACCCGCTTGGTTGCTTCTTCAATCCAATTGTTCTTCTGATCGGAGGCATATTTCTCTTGTAGTGGATTGCCTACAAACACCAGATCCTCTAGTAATGGCAGCTCTGCCAGTCTCACAAACTCTGCTGCAACCACAAAGGTGAAAACACCAACCAGATTGTGGAACACGGAAAGTACCTCTGGCACCACACGTTCCTTTCAAACTCAGGGCAAACATAAATAGCCTGGGATACAACAGCACAGGGATTGCCTGGGCTTGAACCGGTATCACGTTAAAGAACACGCCTGCATTTTAAAAGAAGCCCGAGAAAGATGATTCGAAGTACAAACTTCATTGGACTTAGAAGTTCAATTCAATATTCTTACTATTTTTACACTCTTGCACGAGTGGACATTTAGGGATTCTGCGCATGTCTGCAGGCTTATCAGTGAGACTTAAAGCCCTGTAACACACAGAACTATTTTTTTACTTGGTGACTTAACTCATGCCTTCACCACACTACAGGAGAAGTTACAGAACAGAGAGGCATGGCTTACCCCAGTCTTTCACCAAATTATTTGACATATAAAGAACCTTCAGCTTCTTCATTACACGGATACCCCTCAGTTTCTCAATGAAGTTGTACGagatccacagctcctccaaagTATCTGCAACTGCCTCCTGGAAAATGACAGGGCTACTCAGGCAAGCAGAAGTGTATCTTCCTTATCTTCAGCTTCTCTCTTCACCACTTACAGGTCACCTCATGTGAGAGAATACTAAGGTATGTTGGGCctcatttcattttaaacagGTCCCTAATTATGCATGACAAATAGCCATGGGAATTAAGAGCAAAGGATCTGAAATGTATTTAGGAGGACAGAAATCACAGTATCAGAATAAGACAAGGAACAGCTGGCTGAAATAGTTGTTCTTAAGGCAAGGGGGTAGAGGAGACAAATTTGGCTGCTTGTGCACTGCAAGTATACATGAAGCAAATGCAGTTCCACAACGACTTTAGAGACAGTTTTATACAATATGAGGGAATGATTCATTTCAGGTGCATGTATGTTTGTACCTGCCGGCTAGAAGTTGTTTTCATAATTCTCTTAAAAGAGAGGTTTTTTAAACCAGCCATTATACATTGACTCTGCATTTCACCCTTAAGGGATACGGCACCTCTGAAGGTGGGAATAGCTTTGAAGAGAAACATTCTGCGAGAGAAACATACAGTATCTCTTGAGGAAGAAAAGAATTTCTATATTCATTACAAAAAAGTTCTTCTGCTCTTAATTCAAATGTAACAAAATTCATCCAATTTTTTCCTCAACAATTTTTCCCCTACCTGGTAGACTTAGTACTGCCACTGTCTTCTCCCTAAAGCCATACTGCTCCAGGTGCCAGTTAACATAAAAAGGACAGACTCTCAGGAATTATGTGCTCATAGGACTGCCAGTATTTGTAGTAAAGAAGCATAGCCTAAGTATCTTCAGCTAGAAAATTCCTCATGCAAAAAGTCTGTAGGAATTATTTTCACATAAAGCCAGTGGAATTTAAAGAGCTTTACAGACAGACAGCAGTTTTCAAATTAAAGTTCCGCTCATCTTTGTCAAAGACAACAAAAtctctttccaaaatatttttatgcattaAATTAGCCCTGAAGAATGTCCAAACATGAATAgtgttgaaacaaaaaaaaaaaaaaagaaagactatcTGAAAATTCAGAAGCAATGTATAAAAGGGTGAACACACCACagtgaaaggagaaaataaatgatTAGGCAATACGGTAAATTCAGCAAAGACTTTTATGAACATAGGGGAATTATCGCACATTCTAGACAGCACTCCATTTTGTTAGCAAAGAATTGATACTAAGAAGCACCTACCAATCCATTCAAGTTCTTTATGTTATTTCTTCCCAGAGACAGAATCCTCAAATTTTCTATAAGACATAAAAGAAAGTTTCTTGTTAataaatggatttattttaaatataaaaagatGCTGTAAGTCAGGTAAAATGCCATATGCTACTTACAAACAAGCTGCACTCTGAGCAGGTTGTCTTAAGAAAGAATGATGTAACAGAAACAAAACCTCCTGACCTACACAAATGGTCGGGAATGGATGCAGCAGACAGCTCAGAAACACACTCGTGAATACAAAGCTGCTCATGTCCAGGTTACCTGGTTGAAATTCAGTTCAGATAAATactgaataaaaattattatttcaccTTGCAATTGAACTCTAACTGCTAACTTGCTAGTTTTGATCTTACATAGTCCATAGTCCTTCTTCTCCAGGCAAAAGTTGTTCTGATCTTATTTTAAGGCAGCAGATTTGATTTCTATAACAGAGGCAACACATAAAGCTGCCTTACAGATGTCTGATGAGAGACATTTCAACTTAGCCTAGCACCCAGACGAAAGTCCTTTCCAGGTGAGCTGTTCTTGCTGGGGTTTAGTGTAATACCAGTGTAACTCAAAGCTATCATAAAATAGCAGTGTTTTTGTAtaactcattttcatttttcacacaAGCTTTCTTGCAGGTATAAACAAGCAAACTGAGTTGCAGCATGAGGCTGGGTTAACTTTGGATCTATGCCTTTCATGAATGTTTTAACACTTCTTCTTAACTGCATTACGGATTAAACATTTAATGATCTTGTTTTGGTCTTGTAGGCATAATGATTGAAAATACATGGTGCCACGGCTAATGGCAAGACCAACAAAAGTTCCAGCCAaacagcaagatactccacaggcAGCACTACAGATTGCTACGGACGAAGCTTCAAGGCTGGTCTAGAACAGACAGTTGTATGTTCTGTCTCAAGAAATGCAGAGATGAAACCACAGCTGATAAAACCACACCTGGCAAATATTCTAAAACAGGgagatttgttttcattaaaaagttgaGGTACaatgagaattatttttctttttgaagacaaCAGCTTAATACATGACCATACTCAAAAAATGAAGAACCCTAGTCAGTAAGTCTAAAGCCTACTACAGCTAATATTCTCCAGAATTTCCCTAAAGATGCCCATCCACAGGGGAGAGTGCTGGCAGATGGCCTGCTGGTCCCACCAGCTATTTGCCCTGTAACTCACATTTATTAAGTCTGCACTACCTTTTCAAATTTGCAAGAAATGAAAGGACACTTACAAATACAAAAATGACAGATCGCTTAAAGCGTCATGCCTTAAAATTGTTTCTAACTGCTGCTACTGTTTTTTATTACTCTTGTTCTGAGATATTCtatattttaaaggaagaaagatcTCCCTCATGGGACACTTACACTCTCTGAAACACAAAACTAATGCTTGTCGCTGTGGTCTAAAACATCTTCCTCACATATATGGATACAAGGGTGTGACCCTTTACACAGAATTCTCTACTCGACTAACTACAATATCAGGTATATACATTAATAGTAAtcatttctgtctgaaaagagCGCAGATGCTCAAAAAAACTtctcagcttcctctctgcaATAAGCAAAAGGTAATATGTGATAATTGCTGGCTTGTTTTCATAGCTATAAGCACTGCTTTCTCGCTCTTCACAGAAGGCAACAGAGACAGTGAGTTCCTCATATTTTGCACCTTTAGGAGACAGACACATAGTTCTAGTTTGTTTGGCTTTAGGATCAAATATTTGGTACAGACCGAATGTTTTGATTCTActttttattaatataaatatttaagatgCTTTAAAGGCTTTTAATGTTTTATCCCACTAAAAAATTTCATTGGTTTCACTTTTACATATaactgtttaattatttttttgctcaTGACAGAGTTACTCAAATTGAAATATTACAGTACAGTTCCCTGGAAAGACTACTGgaatattttttctgtgattaGTATTTGCAAATTTGTTGAAGTGTGAGCACATTATGAAAACAAATAAGTTCATCAAGCTCCTTGGTAGCCCTATTGGTGTGTAGTTGGAAAGGATGGGACTCCAGGTTCTCCGCCTGGCGATTTGATGAATCCAGAAAAGCCTGAAAGCTCCAGGCCAAAACCTGCAGCTCTTTGCCAGCCTCAGACCACAAAGTCAAAGTCTTGAGGACAGACCACTAAGACTTCTGTCCCAAAGTCAGTAACCCAACGAGTTTCAAGGATTCATAGACAGCTGCCCAAGAAATAAGCTCAGTGCCTCTTGTAGATACATGGCACACCCCTTTCAAGGATGAACAAAATCAAACCAAGTATATCCAGTCCTGTGCAAAGTGGAATGACATTTTTCCATCTAGGTCTACAACGCTCCAACCAATACCGCAATTATGGAGTTGCTGAACTGCAGACTATTTCCATCATAAACGTGGAAATTGGTCACTAAATTGCTCTAGAACTGAATAAGTGTTGAATATCACAACTAGGCCCACTGCAGGGTACAAAGGTGCTTtctgaatggatttttttaaatttgttaaaCCTGCAGAGTGAGACAACTGCCAAGGCTAGTGCAGGGATACATGCTTTAATACACTATTTCCACTAAACATGCATTCTCCAGTAAGACCGATAATTTTAAAGGTCACTTGTAATTTTCTAAGAGGAAGGAATTAAAAAGGATACGAATAGGTTTAAAGCTGGGCGCATAGAACAAATTATGTCCTATCCAAACCACTAGAAAATAAACATAATCAATCACTGGCTTGTCACTTACTTAGGCTGTTCAAGTTGGCGATTCTTTCAATGCAGTTTGTAGACAGCGACAGTTTCCTTTAAAAGCAAGAATAATCAGTTCACGGTATACAAGGGATCACTATACCAGAAAAGCTCCATGTCCAAACAGAATTGCATTACAAATAATTGTCTATTCTTCTCTCATTAGATGGTGAACTAACTGGATGGGTAAACAGACTCAAAATACCCTCAAACCATCAAGACTTCTGCAACTTTATTTAGCTTCTGGGAAAGGACCATAAGTGAGTTACGTGACATACTGGATTATCTTTTTACGCCTAGCCTTATCAAATGCACAGACAGTTCTAAAAATGGCTCTAATCTCTTTCTGAACGTCCtgcttaagtctttttttttttttttgcataaatttTAGAATGGATCATAAATGTGCCAGTTGACTGACAGACTCCAAACATGGACCTGTAATTACATACTGAAAAACTGTATACAATCTTTCTGGGGACAAATATCAATACAGAATCTACCCTAATAACTTCTCAGTTAAGTGACAGGGATGTCTGAATTAAAAAGAGGAACTGTGTGTGGAAAGAGGAGCTcagctgagaaaaaagaaaagaaagctgctgctttgaagGCCACACTTAAACATAGTAAATACGTATTTGCACAGCGGACAGCAATAAAACTGGCAATTAATATAAAGAGAAGAGAATACTTGCTTTCCAAGTTTTTAACTGAACTTACTCGCAGTTAACAAGCGTGGAGAGAGATTCATCCATCTTCTCTACAGGAGGAATCTGACCATACAGTTTCACCTCCTTTGCCTCGGAAGCCTTCTggccatttttttcttcctaaagaaaagagaaggtaaAGAAGGGCTCACTGCTATGTGCAATTACTAAACACCACTATACtaaaaaattattacaaaagtATTTATTATAGAAGTAATTCCAATATACTACCAAAAGATGTtagtgaaaaaacattttctgaatacTGTTTATCAAGATTCCTGCTGGTGTAGCATAAAGAGGGGAATGCTAGCTTATTTTCAAGATAGTAAAAGAATTTATACATTACacgtgtttttttaaaaagttgtatcACACCTGAGGACTTTCATTAAGGGGTCCTCTGCCATAAAGAAATGGAGAAGAGATGGAGGTTTAAAATTCTGAATGACGGTACTTCCATGGAGACAGACACATAGCAGCCTGAGCTAGGGCCAGTCTGTAGCAGAAGCAGATTCTTAAAAGCTCTGACAGAATAATCTCCTTCCCACTTCACCCAGAAAACTCAGGACTCATGCCTAACTCACAATACAAACTGAACACAGGGGAGTGTGTTTTGGGGGAGAACCTCAACAGATTCACAGACTtaagaagctaaaaaaaaataatttctaattagCCATTTAACAAGAGTCAGGGAATATTCAACACTTCAGAGAATACGGCAAAAGACAAATTTCCTATTACAACCTAGGTTAATAATTTTCTAGATTAAATACTTTACAAAATTCAGAGCTTTTGAAAAATGGCTGTTATTTCAGCATTTGggtttattaaaaaatacagtcTATTAAATCTTTTACCATTCTGAAGTGATGGTAATTACTGACTAAACACTTGGAACAAGTATCTATTTAGGTAGTACTACCAGTTTTTACCGCTGCCTCCCTGACAGCACAAAGGGAGCATTTTGTCAACTCACCCAGTGTTCAGTGGGAGGACTGGAGGTCCATTAACAAAGGAGAAATCTACTCGGCACTTTCAGAACAAGGACTCTTGTTTTCTCCCCCATTTTTGTGCAGCTACTGAAAAATGAGATAGCTGAGCTCTGGCCTGGTTTATATGGCTACTTTGTAATGAAATGAATTGCATCCCAGAAGTCTCTAAGAATCCCACAGCACAAGATCAGGTTTGGataacattattttctcttttatgtaCCTAAAATACTTCAGgcaatttaatttaataaaaaaatcagcatgaCGCCTTGTGCATTTACTTATACTCCAGTTTCTGTCCAAATTCAGTGTGATAATATTTTTACTCCTAATTAGCGATTTAGCATGCCAGGTGTTTTGATAGAATATGGTGAATGTGTTCAAACTAAGTCACTATATAAATGTGAAACTTCCATTTGCTTTTCTAAGAACAACACTGTATCTATCTGCATCTATACTCAGTTTATAATCAGTTTATACCAAcaagtgaaaatacatttttttcttcaaaacgtGAAAGGGAGAGAGCTTCCAACACagactgtggccagcagtgaGCACGTGCAAGAAGACAATTCATCCTGATTGCCACGCACTTCTGGAAGAAAGGTCAGCTGAACGGCCACAATAAGCCACAGACAAACCACAGGTAGAACAGACACTTTTTTAAGAACAGGTTACGTGTTTCCTAACTTAAAGTTGCTTTGATTTAACTAATCTCACCCTGTTTGTAGGGCACAGGTAAACCCTCatgacaaagggaagaaaaacatccGGAATGCAACACACCACCAGATATTATGACATATAAGATATAAGACATAAAACATCCCCAACTTTAAATCTCCCTGTAGCCTCATGCCTTCTACCAACGCATATTCAGCAGAACAAGGCAGGAGAGCAAAACAGACTCATCTTTACTAGCCCGTCTATTTAACAAGAACACACAGAAAGTCCAACAGAATGTATTACACTTctataataacaataaaattttTACTTTGTAAAACTTCTTACAGCAGATGTTTCAAGCAAACATATTTCGCCAAAgaagtttgaaaaataaatttagctGAATACAGTCAAAACCCATGTCACAGAGTACTGCAGAGCAGGTAGGTACTGTTCCAGTACTTACCCATTTGGCTAGAGCTTCTTTGATAGTTGTTGCTTTTgcctaaaaatgaaacaaatttaaattaatattcattGCAAATTTTTAATTGGCTTCTTCACTCCAAACCtatcttccttctctctccctctgctgcTTGTCTACCCCCTTCTACCACTTTCCTGTGCTATCTTCCTCCAGCTGAGTCAAAGAAGCCAGAACACCCCAGTGTCCTGTAATTTTATTTCCTGGGGTACCTGGCAGCATTTTGAGAAGCAATCAAATGGCTTCATGCAAGGACATGATCTTCCTGATCTTACTCGCTGCCTTGTCTGGACCACAGGTTTGGGACGCTGCTTGTTAGCTTTGACGGCAAAATTAAATTCAATTCAAAGACATAAGACGTTGCTGCACTGAAAAATGTGGTCTAATGCTCTTAAAACCCCATGCTTTCTATTACTGCGCATTAGCAACTTCCCGTCTGAAAGCAAATCTGTGAGTAGACAGAATGATAAAGCCTTTTAAGATTCACTGAGGAAAATAAGGTCCATCTCGCCAAACATCACGAGCAATTTAGAttgcttgtatttgtttttttccaatcgTTTTATGTTGAGTCACGTCATGCGATATGGAAATGCATTACTGAGTTAGGAAAAATCTGAGAGCTGCTGTACAAGGCTTTTTAAGGATTGATCCACTGACCAACTTGCTGTTGCCACTAACTCCAACTTTTCTGCCTCACATCAGAGTCTTATCAAAACCACATGATGATATCCAAAACGGCAGTACATAGAGAAGCTCTGATATATCCTAAACATGCAGCGTATTTCAAGACATCTTTCAGATTAAAAAGGCTCTAGAGACCAACCTTTCACAAAAACTGGTCAACAGCCTCCTTTCTACAAAAACAGGACGACTCCAGTTTGGGCATCTCTATTGCTTTTATTGCTCTATTGCTCTTAAGTGCTGCACTTCCAGTTAGATAGTGGATAGAAACAGCGTTTCAGGTAATCGGGTATCAAAAAAAACAACTATAAAAGTTAAACCAACAAACTAACTTCCACCCAAAATCTTACAGGCAATCACCTCATCCACCAAGCCTTAGTGTTGGGTACTTCAGACGTCTGGAAACTCTGGACCCAACAGTGAAACACAACAGTTGAGGCAGCTGCGTATAAAAGAATGGCTACAGCCACTCAACGCCCAGCAACAGCCTAAGACCCAGCAAGACCAAGGAGTCTTGAGCGTGCATCTCAAACATCAATATATACCTACATTTAGACATACATCGCTGAGCATCCTCGGACGTTCCAGCTGCTTCCGCCCACTGACAGGCATTCGTTTTAATCCTGCCTACACCGTGTGACAGCTAGCTCTGGGTCCCACGGGAGACAACCTGGCAAACTCGTGCCATGGCAGCATCTCCTCAGCGTCTGCTGCAGATAAACACCTGCCTGACCTGCTCCTGTTCAGAAGATCACGTCCCTAGTTCCCACTCCAACAGCCTCATGAAACCCAGTTAACAGCTGCCAGTGTGCCAGCAAAAACAACTGGCTTCCAGTTAATCAGGTTTTTTGGACGGGAACTTCACTGCATTTTTCATAATTACAGCAGCCAA
This genomic interval carries:
- the DNAL1 gene encoding dynein axonemal light chain 1, yielding MAKATTIKEALAKWEEKNGQKASEAKEVKLYGQIPPVEKMDESLSTLVNCEKLSLSTNCIERIANLNSLKNLRILSLGRNNIKNLNGLEAVADTLEELWISYNFIEKLRGIRVMKKLKVLYMSNNLVKDWAEFVRLAELPLLEDLVFVGNPLQEKYASDQKNNWIEEATKRVPKLKKLDGILVIKQEEDEEGAN